The following coding sequences are from one Ursus arctos isolate Adak ecotype North America unplaced genomic scaffold, UrsArc2.0 scaffold_23, whole genome shotgun sequence window:
- the LOC125282281 gene encoding olfactory receptor 4C16-like, with the protein MQLNNNVTEFILLGLTQDPVRKKIVFVTFLLFYLGMLLGNFLITTTITTSRTLGSPMYFFLFHLSLSDTCFCTSIAPRMIVDALLKKTTISFSECMIQVFSLHFFGCLGIFILILMAADRYVAICKPLHYTTIMSRQVCSVLVAMAWLGSCVHSLIQIFLALSLPFCGPNVIDHYFCDLQPLLKLACADTYVINLLLVSNSGAICTVSFVMLMCSYVIILYSLRNHSAEGRRKALSTCISHIIVVILFFGPCIFIYTRPATTFPMDKMIAVFYTLGTPLINPLIYTLRNAEVKTAMRKLWRRKLISDDKR; encoded by the coding sequence ATGCAGCTGAATAATAATGTGACTGAGTTCATTCTGCTTGGGTTGACCCAGGATCCTGTTAGGAAGAAAATAGTGTTTGTCACTTTCTTGCTTTTCTATTTGGGGATGTTGCTGGGTAACTTTCTGATTACTACTACTATCACGACTAGCCGGACACTTGGGAGTCCAatgtacttcttccttttccacctATCCTTATCGGACACCTGCTTCTGTACTTCCATAGCCCCTAGAATGATTGTAGATGCCCTTTTGAAGAAGACCACAATCTCTTTCAGTGAGTGCATGATACAAGTCTTTTCACTACATTTCTTTGGCTGCCTGGGGATCTTCATCCTTATCCTCATGGCCgctgaccgctatgtggccatctgtaagccccTGCACTACACAACCATCATGAGTCGACAGGTCTGCTCTGTGCTGGTGGCTATGGCCTGGTTGGGGTCCTGTGTGCACTCtttaattcagatttttcttgCCTTGAGTTTACCCTTCTGTGGTCCCAATGTGATTGATCACTATTTTTGTGACTTGCAGCCCTTGTTGAAACTTGCCTGTGCAGACACCTATGTGATCAATCTCCTGTTGGTGTCCAATAGTGGGGCCATTTGTACAGTGAGTTTTGTCATGCTGATGTGCTCCTATGTTATCATCTTGTATTCtctgagaaaccacagtgctgAAGGGAGGAGAAAAGCCCTCTCCACCTGCATCTCCCACATCATTGTGGTCATCTTGTTCTTTGGTCCttgcatatttatatacacacgCCCTGCAACCACCTTCCCCATGGATAAGATGATAGCTGTGTTTTATACACTCGGAACACCTTTGATCAATCCTCTGATTTACACACTGAGGAATGCAGAGGTGAAAACTGCCATGAGGAAATTATGGAGAAGGAAGTTGATCTCAGACGACAAAAGATGA